Proteins from a single region of Rhodospirillales bacterium:
- a CDS encoding ABC transporter ATP-binding protein, protein MTETLLQIKNLSVDFKTQGGGLRAVDDVSFEIQKGETMALVGESGSGKSVTALSIMQLLPYPRAVHPDGGAIQFNGEELVGKGESFMRTVRGRKIGMIFQEPLTALNPLHTIEKQISEVLFLHQKMNKPQARARVLELLELVGLEGLKTRLNAYPHELSGGQRQRVMIAMALANDPELLIADEPTTALDVTVQAQVLELLKDLQKRLGMALLLITHDLTIVEKMSDHVCVMQRGKIVEQNETAKLFAKPQHEYTKMLLSAQPKGDAIPADMNAPVILEGSDIKIYFPKAKNLFGKPLDWVKAVDNIDIVAKKGQTIGVVGESGSGKTTLGLGLLKLLGAQGRIVFEGRDISSHNAKEMLPLREEMQIVFQDPFGSLSPRMSVEQIIGEGLKIHRSALSREERDALVVQALEDVHMDPETRHRYPHEFSGGQRQRIAIARALSLHPKFIVMDEPTSALDLSVQAQIVDLLRELQERHNISYMFISHDLRVVKAMAHDLIVMKEGRVVEAGPAKAIFGNPQEDYTKALLAAALDLKTA, encoded by the coding sequence ATGACCGAAACACTCCTCCAAATCAAAAATCTTTCCGTTGATTTTAAGACGCAAGGCGGCGGCCTGCGCGCGGTCGATGATGTGTCGTTTGAAATCCAGAAGGGTGAGACGATGGCTCTGGTCGGAGAATCAGGGTCGGGAAAATCGGTTACGGCGCTGTCGATCATGCAATTGCTGCCCTACCCGCGCGCTGTGCACCCGGATGGCGGGGCGATCCAGTTTAACGGCGAGGAACTGGTCGGTAAGGGTGAAAGCTTTATGCGCACGGTGCGCGGGCGGAAGATCGGGATGATTTTTCAGGAGCCTTTGACCGCGCTCAATCCGCTGCACACGATTGAAAAACAGATTTCGGAAGTGCTGTTTTTGCACCAGAAGATGAATAAGCCGCAAGCGCGGGCGCGGGTTTTGGAATTGCTGGAACTGGTGGGACTGGAGGGGCTAAAAACGCGGTTGAATGCCTATCCGCATGAGCTATCGGGCGGACAGCGCCAGCGGGTGATGATTGCCATGGCGCTGGCGAATGACCCGGAGCTATTGATCGCCGATGAGCCAACAACGGCGTTGGATGTCACCGTGCAGGCGCAAGTGCTGGAGCTTTTGAAAGATTTGCAAAAGCGGCTGGGGATGGCGCTGCTGCTCATCACGCATGATCTGACGATTGTGGAGAAAATGAGCGATCATGTGTGTGTTATGCAGCGCGGGAAAATCGTTGAGCAGAACGAAACGGCGAAGCTGTTTGCCAAGCCGCAGCATGAATATACGAAAATGCTGCTTTCGGCCCAGCCGAAGGGGGATGCAATCCCCGCAGATATGAACGCGCCAGTGATTTTGGAAGGCTCGGATATCAAGATTTATTTCCCCAAGGCGAAAAACCTGTTTGGCAAGCCGCTGGACTGGGTCAAAGCAGTCGATAATATCGACATTGTTGCTAAAAAAGGGCAAACTATCGGCGTGGTCGGCGAGAGCGGCTCGGGCAAGACAACACTGGGGCTTGGGTTGCTTAAGCTTTTGGGGGCGCAGGGGCGGATTGTGTTTGAGGGGCGTGATATTTCGAGCCATAACGCGAAAGAGATGCTGCCCTTGCGTGAAGAGATGCAGATCGTGTTTCAGGACCCGTTCGGCTCGCTGTCCCCGCGAATGAGCGTGGAGCAGATTATTGGCGAGGGTCTTAAAATCCACCGCAGCGCTTTAAGCCGTGAAGAACGCGATGCGCTGGTGGTGCAGGCCCTGGAAGATGTGCATATGGACCCGGAGACGCGACATCGCTATCCGCATGAATTTTCCGGCGGGCAAAGGCAACGTATTGCGATTGCCCGTGCGCTATCCTTGCACCCGAAATTTATCGTGATGGATGAGCCGACAAGCGCGCTGGATTTGTCTGTGCAGGCGCAGATTGTCGATTTGCTGCGTGAATTGCAGGAGAGGCACAATATTTCCTATATGTTCATCAGCCATGATTTGCGCGTGGTCAAAGCCATGGCGCATGATTTGATTGTCATGAAAGAGGGCCGCGTGGTAGAAGCCGGACCAGCGAAAGCGATCTTCGGAAATCCACAGGAAGACTACACAAAAGCTCTGCTGGCGGCGGCGCTGGATTTGAAAACGGCTTAG
- a CDS encoding 30S ribosomal protein S21, translating into MVSVSVRDNNVDQALKVLKKKMQREGIFREMKLRRHYEKPSEKKAREQSESVRRARKMDRKRRERDGF; encoded by the coding sequence GTGGTCAGTGTTAGTGTACGCGACAACAATGTCGATCAAGCTTTGAAGGTTCTCAAGAAGAAAATGCAACGTGAAGGCATTTTCCGTGAGATGAAGCTTCGTCGTCATTACGAAAAGCCTTCTGAAAAGAAAGCCCGCGAACAATCTGAATCTGTGCGCCGCGCGCGCAAGATGGATCGTAAGCGCCGTGAACGCGATGGATTCTAA
- a CDS encoding aminopeptidase P family protein, protein MKNTKEKISALRAFMAEQGLDGFIVPKADEYQGEFVAPYAERLKWLTGFTGSAGVAIVLQNKACVLTDGRYRIQITGQIDNDIFAAGDSIKTGLHGWLLTHAEKGSKIGYDPWLHTPNQVQKLKEECPEIELIPVKHNLIDEIWLDQPEKPRGRVEIFPQSLAGASLKEKKARVAENIKAAGAQAAMITLPDSIAWLLNVRGSDIEYIPSVLSYAVVFADEAEPVWWIVDQAKVGADVRAYGDGAFKLATLEDLQSIKASPIMFDCAHSPEYFHTQLLAQGQEIIDKKDPCIDLKALKTDAEVEAIKKAHIIDALALTKFLHWLDKTVQRKEITETDVADQLQKFRAENSAYKGPSFATISGFGSNGAIVHYRADDQTNKTLEEGSLLLVDSGGQYCENDAAGTTDITRTIVIGQPSDEMRRNFTLVLKGHIALAMAKFPAGTTGAQIDTLARQPLWNEGLDYAHGTGHGVGCYLAVHEEAASISPKGTESFKSGMLISNEPGYYKDGAYGIRIENLVLVKEAGQCADTGGQMLRFETVSFVPIDRRLIDVKMLNVQERDWLNDYHAKLYEHLHEGLSNEVSDWLHTATLPV, encoded by the coding sequence ATGAAAAATACAAAAGAAAAAATAAGCGCCCTACGTGCTTTCATGGCAGAGCAAGGGCTTGACGGTTTTATCGTTCCCAAGGCCGATGAATATCAGGGCGAATTCGTTGCCCCTTACGCCGAGCGCCTGAAATGGCTCACAGGTTTTACCGGGTCAGCCGGTGTTGCTATTGTGTTACAAAATAAAGCCTGCGTTCTGACTGATGGGCGCTACCGCATCCAGATTACTGGGCAGATCGACAACGATATTTTTGCCGCCGGCGACAGCATTAAAACCGGTCTGCATGGCTGGTTGCTTACACATGCTGAAAAGGGCTCTAAAATAGGCTATGATCCTTGGCTTCATACCCCAAATCAGGTGCAAAAACTTAAAGAAGAATGCCCGGAGATTGAACTGATTCCGGTTAAGCACAACCTGATTGATGAAATTTGGCTGGACCAGCCGGAAAAACCGCGGGGCCGTGTCGAAATTTTTCCGCAAAGTCTGGCCGGTGCATCGTTAAAGGAAAAAAAGGCACGTGTGGCTGAAAACATAAAAGCAGCAGGCGCTCAGGCGGCCATGATCACTTTGCCAGACTCTATCGCCTGGCTGCTCAATGTTCGCGGCAGCGATATTGAGTACATTCCCTCCGTTTTATCCTATGCGGTCGTTTTTGCGGATGAGGCAGAGCCGGTTTGGTGGATTGTTGATCAGGCCAAAGTCGGTGCGGATGTACGCGCTTATGGCGACGGCGCTTTCAAACTCGCCACTCTTGAGGACTTACAGAGCATAAAGGCCAGCCCTATCATGTTTGATTGCGCCCACAGCCCGGAATATTTCCATACACAATTATTGGCGCAAGGGCAGGAAATCATAGACAAGAAAGATCCATGCATTGATTTGAAAGCTCTGAAAACGGATGCAGAAGTTGAAGCAATAAAAAAAGCGCATATCATTGATGCATTAGCGCTGACGAAATTTCTCCATTGGCTTGATAAAACTGTGCAGCGCAAGGAAATCACCGAAACGGATGTTGCCGATCAGTTGCAAAAGTTTCGCGCTGAAAACTCAGCATACAAAGGGCCAAGCTTTGCAACCATTTCCGGCTTTGGTTCCAATGGCGCGATTGTACATTATCGCGCCGATGATCAGACAAATAAAACGCTGGAGGAGGGCAGCCTGCTGCTTGTTGATAGCGGTGGGCAGTATTGTGAAAATGATGCCGCAGGAACGACCGATATTACGCGCACTATCGTAATTGGTCAGCCGAGTGATGAAATGCGGCGTAATTTTACACTGGTTCTCAAGGGGCACATCGCACTGGCTATGGCGAAGTTTCCCGCTGGCACAACCGGTGCGCAGATCGATACGCTTGCGCGCCAGCCTCTTTGGAACGAGGGTTTGGATTACGCACACGGTACAGGCCACGGAGTTGGGTGCTATCTCGCCGTGCATGAAGAAGCCGCAAGTATCTCACCAAAAGGAACGGAAAGCTTTAAATCCGGCATGCTCATTTCAAATGAGCCGGGATATTATAAGGACGGCGCCTATGGTATCCGCATTGAAAACCTGGTGCTGGTGAAAGAGGCAGGGCAGTGTGCCGACACCGGCGGACAAATGCTCAGGTTTGAAACAGTGAGTTTCGTGCCAATAGATCGCCGCTTGATTGATGTAAAAATGTTAAATGTGCAGGAGCGTGATTGGCTCAATGATTACCATGCAAAACTGTACGAGCATTTACATGAAGGCTTATCAAACGAAGTGTCTGATTGGCTGCATACTGCAACGTTGCCCGTTTAA
- a CDS encoding DnaJ domain-containing protein produces the protein MPYLLLLLGLIIGLYALYRFFINADVAQVKAAFILAIMVVLCAALFTLAVTGRLPAALGILVAVAPLAAGLWKARRDEHAETLEPGLHDEVRTRAEALEVLGLYEGASDKDIKDAYKRLIQKVHPDHEGSQWMAAKLNQAREILLKNK, from the coding sequence ATGCCATATTTACTTCTTTTACTTGGACTTATAATCGGCCTGTATGCGCTGTACCGGTTTTTTATCAATGCCGATGTGGCGCAGGTTAAGGCCGCCTTTATCCTCGCCATTATGGTGGTGCTTTGTGCAGCGCTGTTTACGCTGGCTGTGACCGGGCGATTGCCCGCGGCGCTGGGCATTTTGGTCGCGGTGGCGCCGCTGGCGGCCGGCCTGTGGAAAGCCCGCCGGGATGAACATGCTGAAACGCTTGAACCGGGTCTGCATGATGAGGTACGCACACGCGCGGAAGCTCTGGAGGTGTTAGGCTTGTACGAAGGCGCAAGTGACAAGGACATCAAGGACGCTTATAAAAGGCTCATACAAAAAGTCCACCCTGATCATGAAGGATCGCAGTGGATGGCAGCCAAGCTCAACCAGGCGCGAGAAATCTTATTGAAAAATAAGTGA
- a CDS encoding UTP--glucose-1-phosphate uridylyltransferase encodes MSDLYKRPVRKAVFPVAGLGTRFLPATKVMPKEMLPINDRPLIQHVYEEARAAGIEEFVFVTGRHKELLEEHFDFQPELEETLEARGKTDMLEKVCASEIPAGQLFLTRQPRPLGLGHAVWCAAKLIGDEPFAVLLPDDIVNHPQGCLAQMIETYNEFGGNVVAVKDVPRADTSKYGILDIDTDDGKTVNIKGLVEKPKPEDAPSTLSIIGRYILQPEAFNHLAVFEKGAAGEIQLTDAMAKLIGQQPFHGLRFDGQHFDCGSRLGFLQANMAYASQDSNIAKDARRSIIEFAEILKKGPNQCSR; translated from the coding sequence ATGAGTGATTTATATAAACGCCCCGTTCGCAAAGCTGTCTTTCCCGTTGCCGGTTTGGGTACACGATTTTTACCTGCAACAAAGGTGATGCCCAAGGAAATGTTGCCGATTAATGATCGTCCGTTAATCCAGCACGTGTATGAAGAGGCGCGCGCGGCTGGCATTGAAGAATTTGTGTTTGTAACAGGCCGTCATAAGGAATTGCTGGAAGAACATTTTGATTTTCAGCCTGAACTGGAAGAGACACTGGAGGCGCGCGGGAAGACCGATATGCTTGAAAAAGTGTGTGCTTCGGAGATCCCGGCCGGGCAATTATTCCTGACACGTCAACCACGCCCGCTGGGGCTGGGGCACGCCGTGTGGTGCGCGGCCAAACTGATCGGTGATGAGCCGTTTGCAGTTTTACTGCCGGATGATATCGTCAACCATCCGCAAGGGTGCCTGGCGCAGATGATCGAGACCTATAACGAATTTGGCGGCAATGTGGTGGCCGTGAAGGATGTGCCGCGTGCGGATACCTCTAAATACGGCATTTTGGATATTGATACTGACGACGGTAAAACAGTGAATATCAAAGGACTGGTCGAAAAACCAAAGCCGGAAGACGCGCCTTCCACACTGTCCATCATTGGCCGCTATATTTTACAGCCAGAAGCGTTTAACCATCTGGCCGTATTTGAAAAAGGTGCGGCAGGTGAAATTCAACTGACTGATGCCATGGCCAAGCTTATAGGGCAGCAGCCCTTCCACGGCCTGCGTTTTGACGGGCAGCATTTTGATTGCGGGAGTCGTTTGGGCTTTCTTCAGGCCAATATGGCCTATGCCTCGCAAGATTCGAATATTGCCAAAGATGCGCGTAGAAGCATTATTGAATTTGCAGAAATATTGAAAAAAGGACCAAACCAATGCAGTCGCTGA
- a CDS encoding phosphomannomutase/phosphoglucomutase, with amino-acid sequence MQSLNDPHATFDHHVFSPTILREYDIRGQIGKNLSKKDAYTLGLAFGTYLLRDLGTNPRDARVCIGYDGRISSPGLAEALIKGLTETGVACENVGLGPSPMLYFATKDSGAAAGIMVTGSHNPADYNGFKMMLASGPVFGDQIQRLGEIARSGDYESGEGAASQIDVREDYIARLLQDFTGRRDLKVAWDAGNGAAGEIMRRLCEKLPGEHILLFDEIDGNFPNHHPDPTVDKNLIDLQKAVRDNGCDLGIAFDGDGDRIGVVDENGSVLRCDILMTIYAQEVLETHPGAAIIGDVKCSQVMFDEINALGGQAIMWKTGHSLIKDKMLDMNSPLAGELSGHIFFADKYYGFDDALYCAIRLLNAVDAAQGPLSSLTQNLPKLFNTPEVRVDVDEEHKFGVVPQIIENLKPALPDDHSLDDIDGMRVSSPDGWWLLRPSNTQAVLVFRAESHSEAGLERLKTMAKNEVEKLGFQLNFDH; translated from the coding sequence ATGCAGTCGCTGAATGATCCCCATGCCACCTTTGATCACCATGTTTTTTCGCCTACAATTTTGCGCGAATATGATATTCGCGGTCAAATCGGTAAAAATTTGAGCAAGAAAGATGCCTATACGCTGGGGCTGGCTTTTGGGACATATTTGCTGCGTGATTTAGGGACAAACCCGCGTGATGCACGTGTGTGCATCGGCTATGACGGACGGATATCTTCGCCGGGGCTGGCCGAGGCTCTTATCAAAGGCCTTACCGAGACAGGCGTTGCATGCGAAAATGTCGGCCTTGGCCCTTCGCCGATGCTGTATTTCGCCACGAAAGATAGCGGCGCGGCGGCAGGCATTATGGTTACGGGTTCTCATAACCCTGCCGATTATAACGGTTTTAAGATGATGTTGGCTAGCGGGCCGGTTTTTGGCGATCAAATCCAGCGATTGGGAGAAATTGCCCGCAGTGGTGATTATGAAAGCGGTGAAGGGGCGGCCAGCCAGATCGATGTGCGTGAAGATTATATTGCACGACTTCTGCAAGATTTTACGGGCCGGCGTGATTTGAAAGTTGCGTGGGATGCCGGGAATGGCGCGGCAGGCGAAATTATGCGCCGTTTATGCGAAAAGCTGCCGGGCGAACATATTTTGCTGTTTGATGAAATTGACGGGAATTTCCCTAATCATCACCCTGATCCCACTGTTGATAAAAACCTGATCGACCTTCAAAAAGCCGTGAGAGATAATGGCTGCGATCTGGGCATTGCGTTTGACGGGGATGGCGACCGGATCGGCGTAGTTGACGAAAATGGCAGCGTTTTGCGCTGTGATATTTTGATGACGATTTACGCACAAGAGGTTCTGGAAACGCATCCGGGGGCGGCCATCATTGGCGATGTGAAGTGTTCGCAAGTTATGTTCGATGAAATCAACGCTCTGGGTGGCCAGGCTATAATGTGGAAGACTGGGCATTCTCTGATTAAGGATAAAATGTTGGATATGAATTCGCCTTTGGCCGGCGAGCTTTCGGGCCATATCTTTTTTGCCGATAAATATTACGGCTTTGATGATGCGCTTTATTGTGCGATCCGTCTGTTGAATGCTGTTGATGCAGCGCAGGGACCGCTTTCTTCACTTACGCAGAACCTTCCAAAGCTTTTTAATACGCCGGAAGTGCGTGTTGATGTGGATGAGGAGCATAAATTTGGCGTTGTGCCGCAGATCATTGAAAACTTAAAACCTGCCCTGCCCGATGATCACAGCCTGGATGATATTGACGGCATGCGCGTTTCTTCGCCTGACGGCTGGTGGCTTTTGCGTCCATCCAATACGCAGGCTGTTTTGGTGTTCCGCGCCGAAAGCCATAGCGAGGCAGGGCTGGAGCGACTAAAAACCATGGCAAAAAACGAAGTCGAGAAACTTGGTTTTCAACTCAATTTTGATCATTAA
- a CDS encoding chemotaxis protein CheW, protein MDDLINEFLTETNESLDELDLDLVNLEQNPNDKDLLSKIFRLMHTIKGTCGFLGLPRLEKVAHHAENVLGRFRDGDLEVTPDYVTLILESIDRIKLIVGGLEETGSEPEGDDSALIEKLDAVYEGRDGGGAASSGAEVSPKEAVETPLEGGNCLTQEELDALEAAFQNAEGPEEFALKTVGEEPGADAPSAPEEATVIKEEPPKAAAPANDASVAKTAEKPVSAQSLRVSVDVLENLMTMVSEMVLTRNQLIQILRQNSDSEFSVPLQRLNHVVSELQEGVMQTRMQPIGNAWSKLPRIIRDLAIEVNKKIELEMKGQDTELDRQVLELIKDPLTHMVRNSGDHGIEDPETRKAAGKPETGKILLNAFHEGGHIIIQISDDGKGLPLDKIKAKVLENGLATAEELEEMSSNQINQFIFNAGFSTAEKVTAVSGRGVGMDVVRTNIEKIGGSIDLQSMEGKGSTFTIKIPLTLAIVSALIVESAQERFAIPQLAVRELVMASEDGENRIETIKGTPVFRLRDRLLPLISLSDLLKLSPPDKKVVADASQESNSAESDDTPPEDSSPKIDSVSNPKKRHQYIVVTQVGNNDFGIIVDRVFDTEEIVVKPVAKILRNIEMFSGNTILGDGSVIMILDPNGIAKHIGQVDATDGARTLDQDAAIDSARGEKTSLLLFTAGNKTPKAVPLSLVARLENIDVSNIERSAGQMMVQYRGKLMPLMPLDPRVQIGETGEKPVLVFADKGRSLGIIVDEIIDITEEHINLQLEGGQGGMMGSAIISGKATDIVDVGHFLQANGSDWFKDHDDTPYGSSKDTTNGKNNGHAKKRVLLVDDSPFFRNMLTPLLSVAGYDVISLESPHDALKMCDKGAEFDVIISDIEMPDMDGFEFAQKVKSETNWKETPMLALSSHATPQDIDRGMSVGFSKYIAKFDRDTLLNTLSQTIAEQQQNYDLTKQGDVA, encoded by the coding sequence ATGGATGATCTAATCAATGAATTCTTGACCGAGACTAATGAGAGTTTGGATGAGCTTGACCTGGACCTGGTTAATCTTGAGCAAAATCCTAATGATAAAGATCTGTTGTCTAAAATTTTTCGATTGATGCACACCATTAAAGGGACGTGCGGTTTTTTGGGTTTGCCGCGGTTGGAGAAAGTTGCACACCACGCGGAAAATGTTTTGGGGCGTTTTCGCGATGGCGATCTGGAAGTTACGCCCGATTACGTCACGCTGATTCTTGAATCGATTGACCGCATTAAGCTCATCGTCGGAGGATTAGAGGAGACCGGTTCAGAGCCGGAAGGTGATGACAGCGCGTTGATTGAAAAGCTTGATGCCGTTTATGAGGGACGTGACGGCGGCGGCGCAGCTTCCTCCGGCGCTGAAGTCTCCCCAAAAGAAGCTGTTGAAACACCTTTGGAAGGTGGAAATTGTCTTACTCAGGAAGAACTTGATGCGCTGGAGGCTGCCTTCCAAAATGCTGAGGGACCGGAGGAATTTGCGCTTAAAACCGTTGGTGAAGAGCCCGGCGCTGATGCGCCCAGCGCACCGGAAGAAGCAACTGTTATCAAGGAAGAACCGCCAAAAGCTGCCGCTCCGGCTAATGACGCTTCCGTAGCAAAAACGGCTGAAAAGCCTGTTTCTGCGCAGTCTTTGCGCGTAAGCGTCGACGTGCTTGAGAATCTTATGACGATGGTTAGTGAAATGGTGCTGACGCGTAACCAGCTCATCCAGATCTTGCGCCAGAATTCCGACAGTGAATTTTCTGTGCCGTTGCAACGACTCAACCATGTGGTATCCGAATTGCAGGAAGGCGTAATGCAAACACGCATGCAGCCGATTGGCAACGCATGGTCAAAGTTGCCGCGTATTATTCGCGATCTGGCGATTGAGGTGAATAAGAAAATCGAGCTGGAAATGAAAGGTCAGGATACTGAGCTTGACCGTCAGGTTCTTGAGCTTATCAAAGATCCCTTGACTCACATGGTGCGCAATTCCGGTGATCACGGCATTGAAGATCCGGAAACGCGCAAGGCGGCCGGGAAACCGGAAACCGGAAAAATTCTACTGAATGCTTTTCATGAAGGCGGGCATATTATCATCCAAATTTCTGATGATGGTAAAGGGTTGCCGCTCGATAAAATCAAGGCCAAAGTCTTGGAAAATGGGCTGGCAACAGCAGAAGAGCTTGAGGAAATGTCCTCCAATCAGATCAATCAGTTTATTTTCAACGCCGGTTTTTCTACGGCTGAAAAAGTTACAGCCGTATCAGGGCGCGGCGTTGGCATGGATGTTGTGCGCACCAATATTGAGAAAATCGGCGGCTCAATTGACTTACAGTCCATGGAAGGAAAAGGCTCCACCTTTACAATTAAGATTCCGCTGACCCTTGCAATTGTTTCGGCGCTAATTGTTGAGTCTGCGCAGGAGCGTTTTGCGATTCCGCAGTTGGCGGTGCGTGAGCTGGTGATGGCCTCCGAAGACGGCGAAAACCGTATTGAAACTATAAAAGGTACGCCTGTCTTCCGGTTGCGTGATCGTCTGTTGCCGCTTATCTCCCTTTCCGATCTTCTCAAACTTTCACCGCCAGATAAAAAGGTTGTTGCCGATGCATCTCAAGAGAGCAATTCTGCTGAAAGTGATGATACGCCGCCAGAGGATAGTTCGCCTAAGATTGATTCGGTTTCCAATCCGAAAAAGCGTCACCAATATATCGTTGTTACTCAGGTTGGGAATAACGATTTTGGCATTATCGTTGATCGCGTGTTTGATACGGAGGAAATTGTTGTCAAGCCCGTGGCCAAAATTTTGCGCAATATTGAGATGTTTTCAGGAAATACTATTTTGGGTGATGGCAGCGTTATCATGATTTTAGACCCGAACGGTATTGCCAAACATATCGGGCAGGTTGACGCTACAGACGGCGCACGCACGCTTGATCAGGATGCAGCCATTGATTCTGCGCGCGGAGAGAAAACTTCTCTGTTGTTGTTTACCGCAGGCAACAAAACGCCAAAGGCCGTTCCTCTTTCCTTGGTCGCGCGCCTTGAAAATATTGATGTCAGCAACATTGAGCGTTCTGCCGGGCAGATGATGGTGCAGTATCGCGGTAAACTTATGCCGCTTATGCCGCTTGATCCACGAGTGCAAATAGGGGAAACGGGGGAGAAACCTGTACTGGTCTTTGCCGATAAGGGACGTTCTTTGGGCATTATTGTTGATGAAATTATCGATATTACCGAAGAACATATCAACCTACAGCTTGAAGGCGGGCAAGGTGGGATGATGGGCAGCGCCATTATCAGTGGTAAAGCCACGGACATCGTTGATGTCGGGCATTTCCTTCAGGCCAATGGTTCGGATTGGTTTAAAGACCATGATGACACACCTTACGGCTCTTCGAAAGATACGACCAACGGCAAAAACAATGGCCACGCTAAAAAACGGGTATTGCTGGTTGATGATAGCCCATTTTTCCGTAATATGCTCACACCCCTGCTCAGTGTCGCCGGGTATGATGTAATTTCTTTGGAAAGTCCTCATGATGCCTTAAAAATGTGTGATAAAGGCGCGGAATTTGATGTGATCATCAGTGACATCGAAATGCCCGATATGGACGGGTTTGAATTTGCGCAGAAGGTGAAAAGCGAAACCAACTGGAAAGAAACACCGATGCTGGCCCTCAGCTCACACGCCACGCCTCAGGATATTGACCGGGGCATGAGCGTTGGCTTTTCGAAATATATCGCAAAATTTGACCGCGATACACTGCTCAATACGTTGTCACAAACGATAGCTGAACAGCAACAAAACTATGATCTGACAAAACAAGGAGATGTGGCATGA
- a CDS encoding chemotaxis protein CheW codes for MSANADALDYEGSENQHDTQSKEFLTIVIAGQRFGIPILQVQDVLGEQTVTKIPLAPPEVAGSLNLRGRIVTAIDMRCRLGIEPCSKTTSSTMGVVVEHENELYSLIIDEVGDVLRLRNESFESTPSTLDSLWREISSGVYRLDDELLVILDVPNFVSSVHS; via the coding sequence ATGAGCGCAAATGCAGATGCCTTGGATTATGAGGGTTCAGAAAACCAGCATGACACGCAGTCAAAAGAATTTCTGACTATTGTTATAGCTGGTCAGCGTTTCGGAATCCCTATCTTGCAAGTTCAAGATGTTCTGGGTGAGCAGACCGTTACAAAAATCCCACTGGCTCCGCCGGAAGTTGCAGGGTCTTTGAATTTACGCGGACGGATTGTTACGGCTATCGACATGCGCTGCCGGTTGGGCATTGAACCGTGCAGTAAAACCACCTCATCGACTATGGGGGTTGTTGTCGAACATGAAAATGAGCTTTACAGCCTGATTATTGATGAAGTGGGCGATGTATTGCGTTTGCGTAATGAAAGTTTTGAATCAACTCCCTCGACACTGGATTCACTTTGGCGTGAAATTTCATCCGGTGTTTATCGTCTTGACGATGAACTTTTGGTCATTTTGGATGTTCCAAATTTTGTCAGCAGTGTTCATTCTTGA
- a CDS encoding response regulator, with protein sequence MKSCLIVDDSRVVRKVARRIAEDLGFECDEAEDGQKAYDACQVKMPDAVLLDWNMPIMSGIEFLEKLRQMENGSHPKVVFCTTENDMNHIQRAIQAGANEYIMKPFDSEIIESKFIQIGLLEQSS encoded by the coding sequence ATGAAATCTTGCCTTATTGTTGATGATAGCCGCGTTGTACGAAAGGTTGCGCGGCGCATAGCCGAAGATCTGGGCTTTGAATGTGATGAAGCTGAGGATGGTCAAAAAGCCTATGATGCCTGTCAGGTCAAAATGCCTGATGCCGTATTGCTGGACTGGAATATGCCCATCATGAGCGGTATTGAGTTTTTAGAAAAATTACGCCAAATGGAGAATGGCAGCCATCCCAAGGTTGTTTTTTGTACAACTGAAAATGACATGAACCATATCCAGCGCGCGATTCAGGCGGGAGCCAATGAATATATTATGAAGCCCTTTGATAGTGAAATTATCGAATCTAAATTCATACAAATCGGATTACTTGAACAATCCAGCTAA